Proteins co-encoded in one Arachis hypogaea cultivar Tifrunner chromosome 11, arahy.Tifrunner.gnm2.J5K5, whole genome shotgun sequence genomic window:
- the LOC112723445 gene encoding uncharacterized protein, giving the protein MKKMKGVVVPMESSRYDVFQDQRTRLRHQSLLQDYEDLQKDTEAMKRKLEATKQKKLILSAEVRFLRKRYKYLLKNPSPKPQQKQVVLQTQKVKMQAPVIPKGRNYNRKESTSRLANASPMNPKERVSNGVEVSLPKTCHVFDLNQNARTLSRKVASFHTPATAPVLDLNHKDRIHNGKEASKKNITPFFDLNQISREEEELQGNSEPMIIEEPKRSTQRVVGDEQQNDIMLSACRNIGDGSNRTGKRKISWQDQVALRV; this is encoded by the exons atgaagaagatgaaaggGGTTGTTGTACCTATGGAGTCTTCTCGTTATGATGTGTTTCAGGATCAGAGGACCAGGTTGaggcatcagagtctcttgcaggacTATGAGGACCTGCAAAAG GACACAGAAGCTATGAAGAGGAAATTGGAGGCCACAAAACAGAAAAAATTGATACTATCAGCTGAAGTCCG CTTTTTGAGGAAACGTTACAAATACTTACTGAAGAACCCTTCACCAAAGCCTCAACAAAAGCAAGTAGTTTTGCAGACACAAAAGGTCAAAATGCAAGCTCCAGTTATCCCTAAGGGAAGGAATTACAATAGGAAGGAATCCACTTCGCGTCTCGCAAATGCTTCTCCGATGAACCCGAAAGAAAGGGTTTCCAACGGGGTTGAAGTCTCATTGCCAAAAACTTGCCATGTGTTTGATTTGAACCAGAATGCTAGGACTTTAAGTAGAAAAGTTGCTTCTTTCCACACTCCTGCAACTGCGCCGGTGCTTGACTTGAATCATAAAGATAGGATTCACAATGGGAAGGAAGCCTCCAAGAAGAATATAACTCCATTTTTCGACCTGAACCAAATTTCG AGAGAAGAGGAGGAATTACAGGGCAACAGTGAGCCCATGATAATTGAAGAACCAAAGAGAAGTACGCAACGAGTTGTAGGCGACGAGCAGCAGAATGATATCATGCTTTCAGCCTGTAGAAACATTGGGGACGGATCGAACAGAACAGGGAAGAGGAAGATTTCATGGCAAGACCAGGTGGCATTAAGGGTTTGA